The genomic window GCGAAACGGGCGCAAAGAGCCGGCTTCGACCTGGTCTATGTTTACTGCGGCATGGGTTTCGGGCCCTACCAGTTCCTCTCCCGCCGCACCAACCGGCGGAGCGACGAGTACGGCGGCGCGATCGAGAACCGGCTGCGCCTGCTCAAGGAGATGATCGAGGACACCAAGGAGGCCGTCGGCGAGACCTGCGCCGTGGCGGTGCGGCTCTCGGTGGACGAGCTCATGGGTCCGCTCGGACTGCAGTGGGAGGACGAGGGCAAGGCGGTCTTCGAGCACCTGGGCGAGCTGCCGGATCTCTGGGACCTCAAGACCTTCGGCTACCGCGACAGCTCCAACGCGCGCTATTCCGAGGAAGGCTATCAGGAGCCCTATGTCGCTTTCGCCAAGCAGATGACGAGCAAGCCGGTGGTCGGCGTCGGCCGCTTCACGTCGCCCGACGCCATGGTGTCGCAGGTCAAGCGCGGCGTGCTCGACCTGATCGGCGCGGCCCGGCCCTCGATCGCCGATCCCTTCCTGCCCAGGAAGATCGAGGAGGGGCGGCTCGAGGACATCCGCGAGTGCATCGGCTGCAACATCTGCTACTCCTGCTACCACGATGGCGTGCCGATCCGCTGCACCCAGAACCCGACCATGGGCGAGGAGTGGCGCCGCGGCTGGCATCCCGAAGTCATCCCCGCCAAGGCCTCGGAGGACGCGGTACTCGTGGTCGGCGGCGGGCCGGCCGGGCTCGAGGCGGCGCGCGCGCTCGGGCAGCGCGGTTATGCCGTGACCATGGCGGAAGCCGGCACCGAGCTCGGCGGACGCCTGCTGAACGAATCGCGCCTGCCGGGCCTCGCGACCTGGATCCGGGTGCGCGACTGGCGCCTTGGCCAGCTCCGGGCCATGACCAACGTCGAGCTCTACCTCGACAGCCGTCTGGAGGCCGAGCAGGTCCTCGAGTTCGGCTTCCCGCGCGTGGTTCTGGCGACCGGCGCCGCCTGGGTGCCGGCCCTGATGGACCGGCGCATGGTGGCGGTCGATCCGCCGAACGGCGCCAGAGTGCTCACGCCGGACGACGTC from Kiloniellales bacterium includes these protein-coding regions:
- a CDS encoding FAD-dependent oxidoreductase, producing the protein MARDPRYDILFEPVKIGPVTARNRFYQVPHASSTGNDWPHIRAGLRGIRAEGGWAVVCTGYCSIHPSADDLPRRYARLWDEDDVRNLAVMTEAVHEHGALAGVELFYGMSTTNNRLTREMPQSPSGLQYLSGTGGGQFPLQTRAMDKEDIRTLRRWQVDAAKRAQRAGFDLVYVYCGMGFGPYQFLSRRTNRRSDEYGGAIENRLRLLKEMIEDTKEAVGETCAVAVRLSVDELMGPLGLQWEDEGKAVFEHLGELPDLWDLKTFGYRDSSNARYSEEGYQEPYVAFAKQMTSKPVVGVGRFTSPDAMVSQVKRGVLDLIGAARPSIADPFLPRKIEEGRLEDIRECIGCNICYSCYHDGVPIRCTQNPTMGEEWRRGWHPEVIPAKASEDAVLVVGGGPAGLEAARALGQRGYAVTMAEAGTELGGRLLNESRLPGLATWIRVRDWRLGQLRAMTNVELYLDSRLEAEQVLEFGFPRVVLATGAAWVPALMDRRMVAVDPPNGARVLTPDDVYGGTGIAGPLVIYDFELYVTGSCLAERLAEEGHAVTFVTPGDEVSGWSRKTHDQWYAQSRLIECGVRIVTGRFVTGFDGASVATACKYTGREENIEAAHLLTVGARRPNDALYQALKGRAGDLEAAGIRSLQKIGDCDVPGAVVHATYAGHKLAREFDLRANEAPAFKLERAAIEMFQEGGAP